Proteins encoded together in one Kutzneria kofuensis window:
- a CDS encoding Rv1678 family membrane protein, which yields MKLAVGIGVGLALATLLAIPQGLPWHMIGLGVPGYLVVLALAAAAITGGWHERRPLVLIAGYGLLVAALFQLFELVVGGQNTLGGDLSTVSLLLGGGIGLVTIGSSAKPSTQPVPQS from the coding sequence ATGAAACTCGCCGTCGGAATCGGCGTCGGCCTCGCCCTGGCCACGCTGCTGGCGATCCCGCAGGGCCTGCCGTGGCACATGATCGGCCTCGGCGTCCCCGGCTACCTCGTGGTGCTCGCGCTGGCCGCGGCGGCGATCACCGGTGGCTGGCACGAGCGGCGGCCGCTGGTGCTGATCGCCGGCTACGGGCTGCTGGTGGCGGCCCTGTTCCAGCTGTTCGAACTGGTCGTCGGCGGCCAGAACACGCTCGGCGGCGACCTGTCCACGGTGTCGCTGCTGCTGGGCGGCGGGATCGGGCTGGTCACGATCGGCTCGTCGGCGAAGCCGTCGACCCAGCCGGTTCCGCAGAGCTGA